Part of the Ptiloglossa arizonensis isolate GNS036 chromosome 7, iyPtiAriz1_principal, whole genome shotgun sequence genome, CAAAAAATCGTCCATTTTTCGTTGATTTTTACCAGCCTTGCAACTAATTATAACGCTAGTAGAaacaacgagaaacgatcgaacgcgttGGTCGAGCCGTGTTCCGCGCAAATGTTCaaaatcgatcgttctcgacaTCGAAAAGTTATCTCgcgcgttctttgttcgtttttacgCAAACGATCGGTCGTACCGTTCGTTCTAACCCTTTCTGTGTATTGCCAGACTCGTTAACATCCGCTCGTCTACAATTTACGGAATACTGTATACACTTGGTGACGATCTTTGGAAGCTGAACGTTGCGTCAACGCACGCGATCGATGATCGAAGTAAAGTGGAAATCGAACAACACGATCGAAGCCTAAGGGAAGCAATGTACACGCAGTGTCTAACGAAAGTGAATCGATCCGTGTATCTCGATGTAcccgtacagggtgtctcgctgATCGCGACGACCCTAAACAGTCCCTTggttttcgacgattcgaaaatgTCGCTCCGTTTCGAAACAAAGAATACCCGAGACACTGTCGAATAGTTGCAAAACCACAGGAATATTTATCTCGACACTGTGAAATATCGCACGAGCAATCGATGGTGTCCGAGAGATGTTCTCGCGAACGTCGTTTGGAACGGAGGAGGGTAGAGATCATTCGAAAACGTGTTTTCGACACCTTCggttcttcgcgagatattccaccgacgaaaaataaaaaaactggCACCCCGTACGACTCGACAGATTGGACAATATCCCCGAGGTTTGAGCGCGGTCGAAATAATCGTGgactcgtaacgaataaaaagaaatctagCACCGGGATGAAAAATTGTCGTTGAGCAACCGGGAGTTGGAGGTGGGAGTAAGGGCGGGACTAGGGTTCTCCCGCGCCAGGGATCTTTTCCAAATGGTCGAGCAGTAGCAGCTACGcgacgaaacgactaactaatgTTTGGTTCTAATGTGTCGGTCGAGGTTCGTTTTCTGCGAGAATCTGGTCTTGCAGATGGTGCACGTGAACCTCGGCTCGATTCCGCACTCGTAGTTCCGATGCCTCCATAGAGACGTGAAGGCCGCGTATACGCGATTACAATCGGGGCAACCGTATTTCTTCTTCTTGGACTTCTTCGGATCGGTGGCCGATTCTTGAACACTTTTCTCGCTGGTCTGGGACTGCTTGCTGCACTCGAACATCCTGTGACGCGTCAGGGAGGCCATCAGGGCGAAGGTTCGGTTGCAATCCGCGCAGAGATACTTCCTCGGTCCCCAACGATGAGCACTGCCCTGGTCGTCCTTGGACGACATCGACCTCAGATGCCTGGTGTACGCGACCACCCTCGACGTGGATGGCAGTGTCGCCACCGTCCAGTTCGACGAGCTGTAGCTCACGTCTGAAAACGAACAAACGGAAGGAATGGCATTTAGTTCTCCGATGAAGGATCAACGCGCGTTAATACCGACACGCGAATCGAGAGCCATCGATCTGAAAGAATTACGAATCGGATGGAAATTCCGAGCGATATTAAAATACATATAATCTTTATTTACACGTCACACACATGGAAATGATCCCGCGAGTGTACAGTGATTGGACGACGATTACGAACGGGGCCACCTGTCGACGTTTTATTAACCCTGCTCGTTTTTCTCGCGACGCGAACACAGTTGTATCTCTTAACTAACGATCGACGGTGGTTGGAGGGGAGGGGCgtggttgttgttgttgttgttgttgttgttgtcgcgCTGTACAAGGTAAACGATTCGACATCCGATTACAAATTCTGCGTGAAATCGTGATAGGAGGCGAACATGGTCCCAGGGATCTCGGCGTGGACGTCCAGGACCTGTTGAGGCCCGTACTGCGAGTTCTGGTCGAGTAGGTGTTGATGCCGTGCCAGTATGTGCTTCATCAGGCTGTCCTTGTACCTGGTCCTGTGTGGGCAGAACGCGCACTTGAATTTCGGATCGATTCCGCATTCAAAGTCGTGGTGACGTTTCAGGTGGTGCTTGTGCTTGTACGTTTTCCCGCAGGTGGCACAGGTGTGCTTAAACACCGAGACGGCGGGATACTGGGACTCCACTGAAACAGACACAGACGTACACGGTTAGTCGGGATAGCAGCGTCCTCGCGCCAAGTCGCGTATGCCAAAGGTTAGAGGTCGGGCCGAATCTCGAACGAATTTTCTCGAACGAACCGACGAATtaacgagagggaccggacggtGGGGGAGAGGAACGAGGGAGAGACACAGACAGCCGTGTAGTATGGAACATGACAGATTTTTATTAGATCCGCCGCCCCACCTTCCGTGGGTCTGACCCGGCAAACTTCACAAAGCTGGACACGCTAACGATTACTTTGCTGCGCACACTGATCGTTTCTGTCTCTTGTCCCTCtgcgcgtgtacgtgtacgtgtgtatgaGCGAGTGTGTTtgtgtgtctttttttttttcctttttttctttctttcattttttttttttttctttcttttcgtgtcGTTTGGTTCGTCGTCGCGGTTTAGTCTAGAGGAGAAGCTAAAGCGAAAGAGAATTCGAGGATAGATCGGTTCAACGAGAGAGATCGTGTCCGTGCCCGCTTCGCGTCGGTCCATCTACGTCTATAACACAATTCACTCGAAGCGTCGGTTGTTGGTCTATGTTCGTTTTGTCTATGCTTcgattttcgtatattttcacCGATTCACTGGAATGAGAGACACGTTGTTCGGGGTACGCGCGACTCCTTCACGGATTCCTGTGT contains:
- the LOC143149466 gene encoding uncharacterized protein LOC143149466, which produces MCVTYVSYSSSNWTVATLPSTSRVVAYTRHLRSMSSKDDQGSAHRWGPRKYLCADCNRTFALMASLTRHRMFECSKQSQTSEKSVQESATDPKKSKKKKYGCPDCNRVYAAFTSLWRHRNYECGIEPRFTCTICKTRFSQKTNLDRHIRTKH